The sequence AGCAGATGGCGTGAGGCGCAGCCAGTGGCGAGAAGGTGCCGGTCAGCAGTTCAGGCCGCAAGCCACCGCCGAAGACCACGCCCACTGGAAGTTGTAGCCGCCCAGTTCGCCGGTGACATCCAGCACCTCGCCGATGAAGGCCAGCTGCGGCAGATCGCGCACGCTGAAGTCCTTCTGCGAGATGGCATCGGTGACCACGCCGCCCATGGTGACCTCGGCGGTACGCCAGCCTTCGGTACCCGCGGGCTTGAGCTGCCAGTGATTGAGCGCCTTGGCCAACTGTTCGAGACGCGCGTTGGAGAGCTCGGCGAGACTGCGCTCGCTGATGCGGCCGGCATCGGCGTCCTGCCACTCGACCAGCGACTGGGCGAGGCGCTTGGGCAGGCGCTCGCCAAGCCAGGGGCCGATCTGGCGTCTGGGATGCTGCTCACGCAGGGCCAGCAGCTCGGCGTAGGCATCCACGCCCGGCAGCAGGTCGATGTCCAGCGGCTGACCGGGTGTCCACCAGCTGGAGGCCTGCAGCATCGCAGGACCGGACAGCCCGCGATGGGTGATCAGCATCGGTTCGCGATATTGGCCCTTGCCGGCGGTGACGCTGACGTCACAGGCAAGCCCCGACAGCGGTGACAGACGCTCCTTCCACTGGGAGGTCAGCGTGAACGGCACCAGCGCCGCGTAGGTCTCGGTGACCTCGAGCCCGAACTGGCGCGCGATGTCGTAGCCGAAGCCGGTCGCGCCCAGCGTCGGGATCGACATGCCGCCGGTGGCCACCACCACGCGCCCCGCCGTGTGCGTGCCATTGCTGGTCTCGACCCGCATGCCCTCGCCCGCGCGCTCCAGCGAGGTGATGCGCGTACTCAGGCGAATCTCCGCCCCGGCCCATTCACACTCCGTCAGCAGGATCGCCAGCAGGTCCTTGGCGGAATCGGCGCAGAACAGCTGTCCCGGCTTCTTCTCGACGTGCTCCAGCCCATGGCGCTCCACCAGTTCCAGGAAATGGTGCGGCGTGTAGCGCTTGAGCGCCGAGATGCAGAAATGCGGATTGCGTGAGAAGAAGTTGGCGGGGCCGGCATCCAGATTGGTGAAGTTGCAGCGCCCGCCGCCGGACATCAGGATCT comes from bacterium Scap17 and encodes:
- a CDS encoding NAD(P)/FAD-dependent oxidoreductase → MATYDVIIIGAGAAGLMCAATAGYQGKRVLVLDHANKAGKKILMSGGGRCNFTNLDAGPANFFSRNPHFCISALKRYTPHHFLELVERHGLEHVEKKPGQLFCADSAKDLLAILLTECEWAGAEIRLSTRITSLERAGEGMRVETSNGTHTAGRVVVATGGMSIPTLGATGFGYDIARQFGLEVTETYAALVPFTLTSQWKERLSPLSGLACDVSVTAGKGQYREPMLITHRGLSGPAMLQASSWWTPGQPLDIDLLPGVDAYAELLALREQHPRRQIGPWLGERLPKRLAQSLVEWQDADAGRISERSLAELSNARLEQLAKALNHWQLKPAGTEGWRTAEVTMGGVVTDAISQKDFSVRDLPQLAFIGEVLDVTGELGGYNFQWAWSSAVACGLNC